The sequence GCCCGCGAGGGCTTCCTATCCATCGCCCGCAAGCGCCCCCGCCCGCACGACATCCATTTCAGGATCTCCGGCTACTTCTACTACTACGGCGTCTATTATTTCACCGAATCCGTCAGCTTCCTGCCCCCGGAAAAACGCAAGCCATACGCCGAGCGCCTAGCCGCCCTCATCATTTCCCGCCAGGAAAAGGACGGCTCCTGGTGGGACTACCCGCTCTACGATTACCACCAGCCCTACGGCACCGGCTACTGCCTCATGGCGCTGAAATGGTGCCGGGATGAGATGGCCGCAGACTAAAGCGGCCTCCACCGCACGTTCCGGATCATGCCGGTCGTCTGCCACGTCGCGAGGCCGAAGGGTGCGCAATCCGAGATCGGCCCATACCTCAGCGAAAGTTTTTTCCCGGTCGTATCGACATCGATCACCTTCTGCCCATCGATCCATGTTGCGATTCTCTCGCCCTGCCGCAGCAGCCGGATGCGATACCACACATCCGTATCGAAACTGCGGTGGGAGGTGGTTTCGTTCTCCGATGCGTCCTTGCCGTCGATGGACGAGATACCGACCAATCCCCCTCCCCATCCGCCAACAACCAGCGTCACGCACTCGCCTTCCGCGCGGACTGGAAACGTCACCGCACAGAAAAAGTCCGTCCCGTCCACCCGCTTCGCCTGCATCTCCATCTCGAAGGGCGGCCGTGGGATTTCGCCATCCCAGCGGACAGCCGTGAGCCCCTCCCCCCAGCCGATCCGCAGCGACTCGCCTTCCTCCTCCACCTGCCCGCCGCCGACCCAGCTCCACTTGCCCCTGAGATCTGTCCACGGCGTTCCGATCACTTTCGGCTTCTCCTCCCGCCTGCATCCGATGGACCCAAGACCCGAGACCAAAAGCACAATCGCATTCCTCCGCTTCATGCCGCC comes from Akkermansiaceae bacterium and encodes:
- a CDS encoding DUF1080 domain-containing protein — its product is MIGTPWTDLRGKWSWVGGGQVEEEGESLRIGWGEGLTAVRWDGEIPRPPFEMEMQAKRVDGTDFFCAVTFPVRAEGECVTLVVGGWGGGLVGISSIDGKDASENETTSHRSFDTDVWYRIRLLRQGERIATWIDGQKVIDVDTTGKKLSLRYGPISDCAPFGLATWQTTGMIRNVRWRPL